The Vigna radiata var. radiata cultivar VC1973A unplaced genomic scaffold, Vradiata_ver6 scaffold_390, whole genome shotgun sequence genome includes a window with the following:
- the LOC106780551 gene encoding uncharacterized protein LOC106780551 — protein sequence MDYDFRTEPPLYSSSSSPSSHQMYPKIASHGHAAARPSHPHHSSPPSSSPGLGIRVFIKPEYRITPPPHLLPHSGDIQRSNFQFDFGLERKILSEANKEKPNWSKFGMENLQTKVMESASPKASVSDPIVSKYIAMGLNREAVPIAVANYGDNPTKIPEFVNSYTLLREMGFSSTSVAEALVMYDNDTDKALSHFLNATS from the exons ATGGACTACGATTTCAGGACCGAACCTCCACTCTacagctcttcttcttctccatcCTCCCACCAAATGTACCCTAAGATCGCCTCTCACGGCCACGCCGCCGCACGCCCCTCCCACCCGCACCACTCTTCTCCTCCTTCCTCTTCTC CGGGATTGGGTATTAGAGTTTTTATAAAGCCAGAATATAGGATCACTCCGCCG CCCCATTTGTTACCACATTCTGGAGATATTCAACGTAGCAACTTCCAGTTTGATTTTGGATTGGAGAGAAAAATCCTCTCCGAGGCAAATAAGGAAAAACCAAATTGGAGCAAGTTTGGAATGGAAAATCTTCAAACTAAGGTTATGGAATCAGCCTCGCCAAAG GCTTCTGTTTCAGATCCCATTGTGAGCAAATATATTGCCATGGGGCTCAACCGAGAGGCTGTTCCCATTGCTGTTGCAAATTATGGTGACAATCCAACCAAG ATTCCAGAATTTGTCAACAGCTATACCCTGCTGCGTGAAATGGGATTTTCGTCAACCTCCGTTGCTGAAGCCTTGGTTATGTATGATAATGATACTGACAAGGCATTATCTCATTTCCTTAACGCTACATCATGA